One genomic segment of Microbacterium sp. ProA8 includes these proteins:
- a CDS encoding FtsK/SpoIIIE domain-containing protein, which translates to MRLRLTLQRRDAQQIDIVVTSDTTATVQDVARHIVETDPARETSASPRDVLTLKVAPPTSSTFTMLAPDMLISDAAVGSGFIASIVNLGEDYVASRAVGGPPAAILSVVGGPLVGREFPLPRGHFTIGRAAGNDIVLDDPLISKVHARIEVGGSVELVDLNSANGIVVDGGLVQRLRVIPGQRFSLGDTDVVVRMVQDFAPVEQDPVLERGGSLLFNRSPRVEPRYIGEELPEPRMPKDPVTRLFPWPMLVAPLILGMALYAMNGNPRSLLVVIMSPLMLLGNFISQRTQVGQRARKETEIFERTFEELEETLYRERPREREIRNAEAPPVAVVFEEAMRLGPMLWTRRPEHWNFLSVRLGITEAPSRTTVKRSETPEALQEFVDRVDRLRDRYRTIDGVPVLESLQSVGVIGVAGGDREAADALRGLCVQLFGLHSPNELVAIALTEPRWATQLEWLKWLPHTSSERSPFRDLPLSDSASSGAALLSGLEELVMQRSKAASSPRLPLADDWDPMRYGTDVRRAAEEATFPGQTAVVVIVTADAPVDRARLTQVLERGADVGVYGLFVAPMVDALPAVCRSFLDVTNGLERARAGTVRSGVDYPDTAVEGVSNELMTVLAKRLAPVVDSSTVIEDASDIPNSVMFLSLVGSEMASDPAFAIERWRENNTILDRSGAALPRLKKAGTLRAIVGQGPTDAMALDLRTQGPHALVGGTTGAGKSEFLQAWVLGMAAAHSPDRVTFLFVDYKGGSAFADCVDLPHCVGLVTDLSPHLVRRALTSLRAELHHREHLFNRKKAKDLLELEKRRDPDTPPALVLVIDEFAALAGEVPEFVDGVVDIAQRGRSLGIHLIMATQRPAGVIKDNLRANTNLRVALRMADESDSKDVVGDPVAARFDPGIPGRGIAKTGPGRLVSFQSAYAGGWSSDQAPAADVAVAQLRFGSVQRWELPDSGESDSHDVDPGPNDQKRIVATLVAAADVARIPAPRRPWLDDLETTVDIRQLRAGRSGFILLGKRDVPERQLQEPVYFEPDRDGSLLVYGTSGSGKSTVLRTVAIAAATGRRPENVAVYGLDFGAGALKSLEVLPHVGSIIPGDDAERVQRIMRSLGAILDDRGKRFSAANASSIAEYRQLTGRDEARIIVLLDGLPQFRAEWESTTARMPFYQAFMRILGEGRPLGVHVVATADRSGSVPTAISSNVSRRVVLRLSDENAYALLNAPKDVLDERSAPGRAIVDGFETQIAVLGGTPNVAEQTKLLTQWAQDLRAAGAREVEEIGSLPTRLQATAMPDRIGDFPALGVAEDTLAARDFDPIGTFVVTGPPLSGKTNAMKALITSMTRFDPGVRLFHFGGRRSQLKEFAPWMRSATTPDEAKDLATELADLVGDESLDARLLIVIEDVPQFADTPAERPLKALFQAVNRSEHLLIGDADVSQIASGFGLIGDFKGGRKGIVLRPDAFDGDAIFKVPFPKVKRSDFPEGRGIFVQSGRAVTVQMPLVEGTTLEVPQTAVQR; encoded by the coding sequence ATGAGACTCAGACTCACACTCCAGCGGCGAGACGCGCAGCAGATCGACATCGTCGTCACCTCCGACACGACGGCGACCGTGCAGGACGTGGCCCGGCACATCGTCGAGACCGACCCGGCGCGCGAGACGTCCGCCTCTCCGCGTGACGTGCTGACGCTCAAGGTGGCACCGCCCACCTCGTCCACCTTCACCATGCTCGCTCCCGACATGCTGATCAGCGACGCCGCGGTCGGCTCGGGCTTCATCGCATCGATCGTGAACCTCGGAGAGGACTACGTGGCGTCGCGGGCGGTCGGCGGCCCGCCGGCCGCCATCCTCTCGGTCGTCGGCGGCCCGCTCGTCGGACGCGAGTTTCCGCTGCCGCGCGGCCACTTCACAATCGGGCGCGCCGCAGGCAACGACATCGTGCTCGATGACCCGCTGATCTCCAAGGTGCATGCGCGCATCGAGGTCGGCGGTTCGGTGGAACTCGTCGACCTGAACTCGGCCAACGGCATCGTGGTCGACGGCGGTCTGGTCCAGCGCCTCCGCGTCATCCCGGGGCAGCGGTTCTCGCTCGGCGACACCGACGTGGTCGTCCGCATGGTCCAGGACTTCGCCCCGGTCGAGCAGGACCCGGTGCTCGAGCGCGGCGGATCGCTGCTGTTCAACCGCAGCCCGCGCGTCGAGCCTCGCTACATCGGCGAAGAGCTCCCGGAGCCGCGGATGCCGAAAGATCCGGTCACGCGGCTGTTCCCGTGGCCGATGCTGGTCGCACCGCTCATCCTCGGGATGGCGCTGTACGCGATGAACGGCAACCCCCGGTCGCTCCTCGTCGTCATCATGTCGCCGCTGATGCTGCTCGGCAACTTCATCTCCCAGCGCACCCAGGTGGGCCAGCGCGCCCGCAAAGAGACGGAGATCTTCGAGCGCACGTTCGAAGAGCTCGAAGAGACGCTCTACCGCGAGCGCCCGCGCGAGCGCGAGATCCGCAACGCAGAGGCCCCGCCGGTGGCGGTGGTGTTCGAGGAGGCGATGCGACTCGGCCCGATGCTGTGGACACGACGCCCCGAGCACTGGAACTTCCTCTCGGTGCGGCTCGGCATCACCGAGGCCCCCTCGCGCACGACGGTCAAGCGGTCCGAGACGCCGGAGGCGCTGCAGGAGTTCGTCGATCGCGTCGACCGACTGCGCGACCGCTACCGCACCATCGACGGCGTCCCGGTGCTGGAGTCGCTGCAGAGCGTGGGGGTGATCGGCGTCGCCGGCGGGGATCGCGAGGCCGCCGATGCGCTGCGCGGCCTCTGCGTTCAGCTGTTCGGCCTGCACTCTCCCAACGAGCTGGTCGCCATCGCGCTGACCGAGCCCCGGTGGGCGACCCAGCTGGAGTGGCTGAAGTGGCTGCCCCACACCTCCAGCGAGCGCAGCCCGTTCCGCGACCTGCCGCTGTCGGACTCGGCGTCGAGCGGCGCGGCGCTGCTGTCGGGCCTGGAGGAACTGGTGATGCAGCGGTCGAAGGCGGCGTCGTCGCCCCGACTGCCCCTCGCCGACGACTGGGATCCGATGCGCTACGGCACCGACGTGCGCCGCGCCGCTGAAGAGGCCACCTTTCCCGGCCAGACGGCGGTGGTCGTCATCGTCACCGCCGACGCGCCCGTCGACCGGGCCCGACTGACCCAGGTGCTCGAGCGCGGGGCCGACGTCGGCGTGTACGGACTGTTCGTCGCCCCGATGGTCGATGCACTCCCGGCGGTGTGCCGGAGCTTCCTCGACGTCACGAACGGTCTCGAGCGCGCGCGCGCCGGGACGGTCCGCAGCGGCGTGGACTATCCCGACACGGCGGTGGAGGGCGTCTCGAACGAGCTGATGACGGTCCTCGCGAAGCGGCTCGCGCCGGTGGTGGACTCCAGCACCGTCATCGAGGACGCGTCCGACATCCCGAACTCCGTGATGTTCCTCTCCCTGGTCGGATCCGAGATGGCCTCGGACCCCGCGTTCGCGATCGAGCGCTGGCGCGAGAACAACACCATTCTGGACCGCTCGGGCGCCGCTCTGCCCCGGCTGAAGAAGGCGGGCACGCTGCGCGCGATCGTCGGCCAGGGCCCCACGGACGCGATGGCGCTCGACCTGCGGACACAGGGCCCGCACGCCCTGGTGGGCGGCACCACCGGAGCAGGTAAGTCCGAGTTCCTGCAGGCGTGGGTGCTGGGCATGGCGGCGGCTCACAGCCCCGACCGGGTCACGTTCCTCTTCGTCGACTACAAGGGCGGCTCGGCGTTCGCCGACTGCGTCGACCTGCCGCACTGCGTGGGCCTCGTGACCGACCTGAGCCCGCACCTCGTCCGCCGCGCGCTGACGAGCCTGCGCGCCGAGCTGCACCACCGCGAGCACCTGTTCAACCGCAAGAAGGCCAAGGATCTCCTCGAGCTGGAGAAGCGGCGCGATCCCGACACCCCGCCCGCGCTGGTCCTCGTCATCGACGAGTTCGCCGCGCTCGCAGGCGAGGTGCCGGAGTTCGTCGACGGTGTCGTCGACATCGCCCAGCGCGGCCGATCGCTCGGCATCCACCTGATCATGGCCACCCAGCGCCCCGCCGGCGTGATCAAGGACAACCTGCGCGCCAACACCAACCTGCGGGTCGCGCTGCGCATGGCCGACGAGTCCGACTCGAAGGACGTCGTCGGCGATCCGGTGGCTGCGCGCTTCGACCCCGGCATCCCCGGCCGCGGGATCGCCAAGACCGGACCGGGTCGTCTCGTGTCGTTCCAGTCCGCCTACGCCGGCGGATGGAGCAGCGATCAGGCACCCGCGGCGGACGTCGCCGTCGCACAGCTGCGGTTCGGGTCGGTGCAGCGATGGGAGCTCCCCGACTCGGGTGAGTCCGACTCGCACGACGTCGACCCCGGCCCCAACGACCAGAAGCGCATCGTGGCGACGCTCGTGGCGGCTGCCGACGTGGCGCGCATCCCCGCGCCGCGCCGCCCGTGGCTCGACGACCTCGAGACCACGGTCGACATCCGCCAGCTGCGGGCCGGGCGCTCCGGTTTCATCCTGCTCGGCAAGCGCGACGTCCCCGAGCGTCAGCTGCAGGAGCCGGTGTACTTCGAGCCCGACCGCGACGGGTCGCTCCTCGTGTACGGCACCAGCGGTTCGGGCAAGTCGACGGTGCTGCGCACCGTCGCGATCGCGGCGGCGACGGGCCGCCGCCCGGAGAACGTGGCCGTGTACGGGCTCGACTTCGGCGCCGGCGCGCTGAAGAGCCTCGAGGTGCTGCCGCACGTCGGCTCCATCATCCCCGGGGACGACGCCGAGCGCGTGCAGCGCATCATGCGCTCGCTGGGCGCCATCCTCGACGACCGGGGCAAGCGCTTCAGCGCCGCCAACGCTTCGAGCATCGCCGAATACCGCCAGCTGACCGGTCGCGACGAGGCGCGCATCATCGTGCTCCTGGACGGCCTGCCGCAGTTCCGCGCAGAGTGGGAGTCCACGACCGCACGGATGCCGTTCTACCAGGCGTTCATGCGCATCCTGGGCGAGGGCCGCCCCCTCGGTGTGCACGTCGTCGCCACGGCCGACCGGTCGGGATCGGTGCCGACCGCCATCAGCTCGAACGTGTCCCGCCGGGTCGTGCTGCGACTCTCGGACGAGAACGCCTACGCCCTGCTCAACGCGCCCAAGGACGTCCTCGACGAGCGCTCGGCGCCCGGGCGGGCCATCGTGGACGGCTTCGAGACCCAGATCGCCGTGCTCGGCGGCACGCCGAACGTGGCGGAGCAGACCAAGCTGCTCACCCAGTGGGCGCAGGATCTCCGTGCCGCGGGCGCCCGCGAGGTCGAGGAGATCGGGTCGCTTCCCACACGACTGCAGGCCACCGCCATGCCGGATCGCATCGGCGACTTCCCCGCGCTGGGTGTCGCCGAGGACACCCTCGCGGCGCGCGACTTCGATCCGATCGGCACCTTCGTGGTGACGGGACCGCCGCTGTCGGGCAAGACGAACGCGATGAAGGCGCTGATCACGTCGATGACCCGCTTCGACCCCGGCGTGCGGCTGTTCCACTTCGGCGGCCGCCGCTCGCAGCTCAAGGAGTTCGCGCCGTGGATGCGCAGTGCGACGACTCCCGACGAGGCGAAGGATCTGGCGACCGAGCTCGCCGACCTGGTCGGCGACGAATCGCTGGATGCCAGACTCCTGATCGTGATCGAGGACGTCCCCCAGTTCGCCGACACGCCGGCGGAGCGCCCGCTCAAGGCGCTGTTCCAGGCGGTCAACCGCAGCGAGCACCTGCTGATCGGCGATGCCGACGTCAGTCAGATCGCGAGCGGGTTCGGGCTCATCGGCGACTTCAAGGGCGGCCGCAAGGGCATCGTGCTGCGTCCGGACGCGTTCGACGGTGACGCCATCTTCAAGGTGCCGTTCCCGAAGGTCAAGCGCTCCGACTTCCCGGAGGGCCGCGGAATCTTCGTCCAGTCGGGGCGCGCCGTCACGGTGCAGATGCCGCTCGTCGAGGGAACCACCCTGGAGGTGCCGCAGACCGCGGTCCAGCGATGA
- a CDS encoding WXG100 family type VII secretion target: protein MADFGASYAEMEQVASSLSQARDDIQGQLDSLKSQVDTLLGEDFKTQHASGKFGEGYSELTTGLKGAVDGINDMSESLLGMMRAIQDLDQQLAGG from the coding sequence ATGGCCGATTTCGGTGCTTCGTATGCGGAGATGGAGCAGGTGGCGTCGTCGCTGTCGCAGGCTCGTGATGACATCCAGGGCCAGTTGGATTCGCTGAAGAGCCAGGTGGACACGCTGCTGGGTGAGGACTTCAAGACGCAGCACGCTTCGGGCAAGTTCGGTGAGGGGTACTCGGAGCTGACGACGGGTCTGAAGGGTGCGGTGGACGGCATCAACGACATGTCGGAGTCGCTGCTCGGCATGATGCGCGCGATCCAGGACCTCGACCAGCAGCTCGCCGGCGGCTGA
- a CDS encoding WXG100 family type VII secretion target: protein MADFGASYAEMEQVASSLSQARDDIQGQLDSLKSQVDTLLGEDFKTQHASGKFGEGYSELTTGLKGAVDGINDMSESLLGMMRAIQDLDQQLAGG from the coding sequence ATGGCCGATTTCGGTGCTTCGTATGCGGAGATGGAGCAGGTGGCGTCGTCGCTGTCGCAGGCTCGTGATGACATCCAGGGCCAGTTGGATTCGCTGAAGAGCCAGGTGGACACGCTGCTGGGTGAGGACTTCAAGACGCAGCACGCTTCGGGCAAGTTCGGTGAGGGGTACTCGGAGCTGACGACGGGTCTGAAGGGTGCGGTGGACGGCATCAACGACATGTCGGAGTCGTTGCTCGGCATGATGCGCGCGATCCAGGACCTCGACCAGCAGCTCGCCGGCGGCTGA
- a CDS encoding Ada metal-binding domain-containing protein: protein MSLTMTADAAGVASMSFDERYRAIDSRDVRFDGQFVTAVRSTGIYCRPSCPARTPKPSNVTFYPTSAAAHEAGYRACKRCLPEAAPGSPQWNLRGDTAGRAMRLIADGVVEREGVPGLARRLGYSPRHLTRLLTTELGAGPLALSRAHRAQTARMLLVGTDLPAADVAFSSGFASVRQFNDTIREVFGMPPLELRARRRPARPGERRSATAAQAAPGVTIDLALPHRGALDAAGLFAWMAARAVSGAEAATASTFARTLRLPHGPVWFELRLDDLGRVRLRAALTNLADLSTLVTRARRLFDLDADPDAVDQSLSRHPALAPLIAALPGIRVPGAADPHEMLIRAMVGQQITVVAARTALTALTAALGEEVPVFARTLPAAGVAGASSTSAEAQAAGEASTPVRLFPTMAAIAERGHEVLRGPAARIRAITGAAAALADGTLTLTPGDDGAEQRAALLAMPGIGPWTADYVRMRVLADPDVFLPGDVAVRSGAAAIGLPAEPRALDVWAAGTAPWRSYLTAHLWRAVPPRAPHSRKKSDRSLKAAGSSENNTGPSDTTTGGMS from the coding sequence ATGAGCCTGACCATGACGGCCGACGCAGCGGGCGTGGCATCCATGTCATTCGATGAGCGCTACCGCGCGATCGACTCGCGTGACGTCCGCTTCGACGGGCAGTTCGTCACGGCGGTGCGCTCCACCGGGATCTACTGCCGCCCGAGCTGCCCCGCCCGCACCCCCAAGCCGTCGAACGTGACGTTCTACCCGACGAGCGCCGCCGCTCACGAGGCGGGTTACCGGGCCTGCAAGCGCTGCCTGCCCGAGGCCGCGCCGGGGTCACCGCAGTGGAACCTCCGCGGCGACACCGCCGGTCGCGCCATGCGGCTCATCGCCGACGGGGTCGTCGAGCGCGAGGGCGTCCCCGGCCTCGCTCGGCGGCTCGGATACTCGCCGCGGCACCTCACGCGACTGCTCACGACCGAACTCGGCGCCGGGCCCCTGGCGCTCAGCCGTGCGCACCGGGCGCAGACGGCCCGCATGCTGCTCGTCGGCACCGACCTGCCCGCCGCCGACGTCGCGTTCTCGTCGGGGTTCGCGAGCGTGCGTCAGTTCAACGACACCATCCGGGAAGTGTTCGGGATGCCGCCGCTCGAGCTGCGCGCGCGACGCCGGCCGGCGCGGCCCGGCGAGCGGCGCTCCGCCACCGCCGCACAGGCCGCGCCCGGGGTCACGATCGACCTCGCGCTCCCGCACCGGGGCGCGCTCGACGCCGCGGGACTGTTCGCGTGGATGGCGGCTCGCGCGGTGTCGGGTGCCGAGGCCGCGACCGCCTCGACCTTCGCCCGCACGCTGCGGCTGCCGCACGGGCCCGTGTGGTTCGAGCTCCGCCTCGACGATCTGGGCCGCGTGCGGCTGCGCGCCGCGCTGACGAACCTCGCCGACCTCTCGACCCTCGTCACCCGCGCGCGGCGACTGTTCGATCTCGATGCCGACCCCGACGCGGTGGACCAGTCGCTGTCGCGGCATCCCGCGCTCGCGCCGCTCATCGCCGCGCTGCCCGGCATCCGGGTTCCGGGCGCTGCCGATCCGCACGAGATGCTCATCCGCGCGATGGTCGGCCAGCAGATCACCGTCGTCGCCGCGCGCACCGCCCTCACGGCCCTGACCGCGGCGCTCGGGGAGGAGGTGCCCGTCTTCGCGAGGACGCTCCCGGCTGCCGGCGTGGCCGGCGCGAGTTCGACGAGCGCGGAGGCGCAGGCGGCGGGGGAGGCATCCACCCCCGTCCGCCTGTTCCCGACGATGGCGGCGATCGCGGAGCGCGGCCACGAGGTGCTGCGCGGTCCCGCCGCCCGCATCCGCGCGATCACGGGTGCCGCGGCCGCCCTCGCTGACGGCACGCTCACGCTCACCCCCGGCGACGACGGGGCCGAGCAGCGTGCCGCGCTCCTGGCGATGCCCGGCATCGGCCCGTGGACCGCGGACTACGTGCGCATGCGCGTGCTCGCCGATCCCGACGTCTTCCTTCCCGGCGACGTCGCCGTGCGCTCCGGGGCTGCCGCGATCGGCCTTCCTGCCGAGCCGCGCGCGCTCGATGTCTGGGCCGCCGGCACCGCGCCGTGGCGCAGCTACCTCACCGCGCACCTGTGGCGCGCCGTGCCACCCAGGGCACCCCACTCCCGCAAGAAGTCCGACCGATCCCTCAAGGCCGCCGGCTCATCCGAGAACAACACCGGCCCGTCCGACACCACCACCGGAGGCATGTCATGA
- a CDS encoding methylated-DNA--[protein]-cysteine S-methyltransferase: MTTATIQTIDTPDGAFTILSDDSARVLASGWTADPATILARLSARDRPSVVESSGRTDAAAAVLAYYDGELAAIDDVAVSQRGTAMQLAGWGALRRIAPGRPLTYSEFAALLGSPSAVRAAASICARNAPALFVPCHRVLRTDGSLGGFAWGLPVKQRLLDREAGVPALV, from the coding sequence ATGACCACCGCGACCATCCAGACCATCGACACCCCCGACGGGGCCTTCACGATCCTCTCCGACGACTCCGCGCGCGTGCTGGCCTCGGGCTGGACCGCAGACCCCGCCACGATCCTCGCCCGCCTCTCGGCGCGCGATCGTCCGTCGGTCGTCGAGAGCAGCGGACGGACGGATGCCGCCGCCGCCGTCCTCGCGTACTACGACGGCGAACTCGCCGCCATCGACGACGTCGCCGTGTCCCAGCGCGGCACCGCGATGCAGCTCGCCGGGTGGGGAGCGCTCCGCCGTATCGCTCCGGGTCGCCCGTTGACGTACAGCGAGTTCGCGGCTCTGCTCGGCTCTCCGAGCGCGGTGCGTGCCGCGGCATCCATCTGCGCCCGCAACGCCCCGGCGCTCTTCGTCCCCTGCCATCGCGTGCTGCGCACCGACGGCAGTCTCGGCGGGTTCGCGTGGGGACTGCCGGTGAAGCAGCGGCTGCTCGACCGTGAGGCGGGCGTGCCCGCGCTCGTCTGA
- a CDS encoding ABC transporter ATP-binding protein, with protein sequence MTTSSAERLSTPRALARLLPFAKPVLPRLTMGAVSALFASLLALAIPLVLEQIVQGPIASGDVTAIWWGAGAILLLGLAEAGMVWLRRWFVLAPATLVEYDLRQTFYSRLQRLPVAFHDRWQSGQLLSRMMQDISMLRRWLAFGLVLLVVNVLTIAVGTALLFRWHWLLGTIFLVTSAPLWYAGYRFEKAYGTLARESQDQAGDLATSVEESVHGIRVLKAFGRGKHALQNFTRQAETLRETELRKARAVGWIWFWLVLLPDIAFALCLGAGIYLTAIGQLQGAELIAFFAMATVLRWPMESIGFLFSFLLDARTATDRLFEVFDEENTIVDPENPVSIERPQGELAFEGARFRYQDAASHERDLLDGIDLVLRPGETMALVGLTGSGKTTLTTLPTRLYDVTGGRVTLDGVDVRDLTLKELRRHIGMAFEDATLFSQSVRDNVLLGREDLVPHSDEAERVLREALGVAQAGFVDDLPDGVDTIIGEEGLSLSGGQRQRLALARAVAARPAVLVLDDPLSALDVDTEALVEDALRQVLSETTALVVAHRPSTVMLADRVALLEAGRVTAVGTHSELLRTSSHYRHVISSLEVEEARMQAARQAHEPMGEVTL encoded by the coding sequence ATGACTACGTCTTCCGCTGAGAGACTCTCCACTCCCCGCGCGCTCGCGCGCCTTCTTCCCTTCGCCAAACCCGTGCTGCCGCGATTGACGATGGGCGCCGTCAGTGCGCTCTTCGCCAGCCTGCTCGCGCTGGCCATCCCGCTCGTGCTCGAGCAGATCGTCCAGGGCCCCATCGCCTCGGGTGACGTCACCGCCATCTGGTGGGGGGCGGGAGCGATCCTGCTCCTCGGCCTCGCCGAAGCCGGCATGGTCTGGCTGCGCCGCTGGTTCGTGCTCGCGCCGGCGACGCTCGTCGAGTACGACCTGCGCCAGACCTTCTACTCGCGCCTGCAGCGCCTTCCCGTCGCCTTCCACGACCGCTGGCAGTCGGGTCAGCTGCTCAGCCGCATGATGCAGGACATCAGCATGCTGCGCCGCTGGCTGGCGTTCGGTCTCGTGCTGCTGGTGGTGAACGTCCTCACGATCGCCGTGGGAACGGCGCTGCTGTTCCGCTGGCACTGGCTGCTCGGCACCATCTTCCTCGTCACCTCCGCGCCGCTCTGGTACGCGGGCTACCGGTTCGAGAAGGCCTACGGCACGCTCGCACGGGAGTCCCAGGACCAGGCGGGCGACCTCGCCACGTCCGTCGAGGAGAGCGTCCACGGCATCCGCGTCCTCAAGGCGTTCGGCCGGGGCAAGCATGCGCTCCAGAACTTCACGCGCCAGGCCGAGACGCTGCGCGAGACCGAGCTGCGCAAGGCACGCGCGGTCGGCTGGATCTGGTTCTGGCTGGTGCTGCTTCCCGACATCGCCTTCGCGCTGTGCCTGGGTGCCGGGATCTACCTGACGGCGATCGGGCAGCTGCAGGGGGCGGAGCTCATCGCGTTCTTCGCGATGGCCACCGTGCTGCGCTGGCCGATGGAGTCGATCGGCTTCCTGTTCTCGTTCCTGCTGGACGCGCGAACCGCGACCGACCGCCTCTTCGAGGTGTTCGACGAGGAGAACACGATCGTCGACCCCGAAAACCCGGTCTCGATCGAGCGCCCGCAGGGCGAGCTCGCCTTCGAGGGCGCGCGCTTCCGCTACCAGGATGCGGCGTCCCACGAACGGGATCTGCTCGACGGCATCGACCTGGTGCTCCGTCCGGGCGAGACCATGGCGCTCGTGGGCCTGACCGGGTCGGGCAAGACGACGCTCACGACACTGCCGACGCGCCTCTACGACGTGACCGGCGGCCGGGTGACGCTCGACGGCGTCGACGTGCGCGACCTCACGCTGAAAGAGCTGCGCCGGCACATCGGCATGGCCTTCGAGGACGCGACGCTGTTCTCGCAGAGCGTGCGGGACAACGTGCTGCTCGGACGCGAGGACCTCGTCCCGCACAGCGACGAGGCCGAGCGCGTTCTGCGCGAGGCGCTCGGCGTCGCGCAGGCGGGGTTCGTCGACGATCTGCCCGACGGCGTCGACACGATCATCGGCGAGGAGGGGCTGTCCCTCTCCGGCGGTCAGCGTCAGCGGCTCGCGCTCGCGCGCGCCGTCGCGGCTCGTCCGGCGGTGCTCGTGCTCGACGACCCGCTGTCGGCGCTCGACGTCGACACCGAGGCCCTCGTCGAAGATGCCCTTCGCCAGGTCCTGTCTGAGACGACCGCGCTGGTGGTGGCTCACCGTCCCTCGACGGTGATGCTCGCCGATCGCGTGGCGCTGCTCGAGGCCGGGCGCGTGACGGCGGTCGGCACGCACTCCGAGTTGCTGCGCACCAGCAGCCACTACCGACACGTGATCTCGAGTCTCGAGGTCGAGGAAGCGCGCATGCAGGCAGCCCGACAAGCTCACGAACCGATGGGGGAGGTGACCCTGTGA
- a CDS encoding ABC transporter ATP-binding protein has protein sequence MSTTVTGTSGEDRSDYTRAESKEIRRRSLRLLGSLITPVRGQLILAGVVLVVSTALRVAGPWLIGIGINNALPAAVERMDWMPTILVVLVYLVTAIGGAALIGWYVVVAARLTQAVMLDLRKRIFLHTQRLSLEFHESYTSGRIISRQTSDLDTIRELLDGGLNELVSGILYGAFTLAALYIVDWQSGVILTVMGIPLYLLMRWFYSRSQLVYRESRVISAKVIVKFVETMTGVRAVKAFRKEDRNDEEFGAVAMDYRDVNMRSIRLFGTFEPGLMAVASVTLAVVIAWGGIRVVDGAMEIGFLLSAVLYVRNFFSPLQEVAFFLNSYQSATAALEKVSGVLEEEPTVPDPKHPVDLWTAKGHLEFRDVEFGYGNGRTILPDFSLDIPAGQTIALVGTTGAGKSTLAKLVSRFYDPTRGTVTLDDVDLRSLHPKDLRRAIVMVTQEAYLFSGTVADNIALGKPDATLDEIRAAAKAVGADAFIEALPDGYDTDVNKRGGRVSAGQRQLISFARAFLANPAVLILDEATASLDMPSERQIQDALQTLLADRTAIIIAHRLSTVAIADRVLVMEHGRIIEDDAPEALIAGAGKFAQLHSAWRESLV, from the coding sequence GTGAGCACCACAGTGACCGGAACGAGCGGCGAAGACCGCTCCGACTACACCCGTGCCGAGAGCAAGGAGATCCGCCGGCGCTCGCTGCGCCTGCTGGGCTCGCTCATCACTCCGGTGCGCGGGCAGCTGATCCTCGCCGGCGTCGTGCTGGTGGTCTCGACGGCGCTCCGCGTCGCCGGTCCCTGGCTGATCGGCATCGGCATCAACAACGCCCTGCCCGCCGCGGTGGAGCGGATGGACTGGATGCCGACCATCCTCGTCGTGCTGGTCTACTTGGTGACAGCGATCGGCGGCGCGGCCCTCATCGGCTGGTATGTCGTGGTGGCCGCACGCCTCACGCAGGCGGTCATGCTCGACCTGCGCAAGCGCATCTTCCTGCACACGCAGCGGCTGAGCCTGGAGTTCCACGAGTCCTACACGTCGGGCCGCATCATCTCCCGTCAGACGAGCGACCTCGACACGATCCGCGAGCTGCTCGACGGCGGCCTGAACGAGCTCGTCTCGGGCATCCTGTACGGCGCGTTCACGCTGGCGGCGCTGTACATCGTGGACTGGCAGTCCGGCGTGATCCTGACCGTGATGGGCATTCCGCTGTACCTGCTGATGCGCTGGTTCTACTCGCGCTCGCAGCTGGTGTACCGCGAGTCGCGCGTCATCAGCGCCAAGGTGATCGTCAAGTTCGTCGAGACGATGACGGGCGTCCGCGCCGTGAAGGCCTTCCGCAAGGAGGATCGCAACGACGAAGAGTTCGGCGCCGTGGCGATGGACTACCGCGACGTCAACATGCGCTCGATCCGCCTGTTCGGCACCTTCGAGCCGGGGCTCATGGCCGTGGCATCGGTGACGCTCGCGGTCGTGATCGCATGGGGCGGCATCCGTGTCGTCGACGGGGCGATGGAGATCGGCTTCCTGCTGTCCGCCGTGCTCTACGTGCGGAACTTCTTCTCGCCGCTGCAGGAGGTCGCGTTCTTCCTGAACTCGTACCAGTCGGCGACGGCGGCGCTCGAGAAGGTGTCGGGCGTGCTGGAGGAGGAGCCCACGGTTCCCGACCCGAAGCACCCGGTCGACCTCTGGACGGCGAAGGGCCACCTCGAGTTCCGTGATGTGGAGTTCGGCTACGGCAACGGGCGCACCATCCTGCCCGACTTCTCGCTCGACATCCCCGCCGGGCAGACGATCGCACTCGTCGGCACGACGGGAGCCGGCAAGTCGACGCTCGCCAAGCTCGTGTCGCGGTTCTACGACCCGACGAGGGGCACGGTGACTCTCGACGACGTCGACCTGCGCTCGCTGCACCCGAAGGACCTCCGCCGTGCGATCGTCATGGTCACGCAGGAGGCCTACCTGTTCAGCGGCACGGTCGCCGACAACATCGCACTCGGCAAGCCCGACGCGACGCTCGACGAGATCAGGGCCGCCGCGAAGGCGGTGGGGGCGGATGCCTTCATCGAGGCCCTTCCCGACGGCTACGACACCGACGTGAACAAGCGCGGCGGCCGCGTGTCGGCGGGGCAGCGTCAGCTGATCTCGTTCGCGCGCGCCTTCCTCGCGAACCCGGCGGTGCTCATCCTCGATGAGGCGACGGCGTCGCTCGACATGCCGTCCGAGCGACAGATCCAGGATGCCCTGCAGACGCTGCTCGCCGACCGCACCGCGATCATCATCGCGCACCGTCTGTCGACGGTCGCGATCGCCGATCGCGTGCTCGTCATGGAGCACGGCCGCATCATCGAGGACGACGCCCCGGAGGCGCTGATCGCCGGCGCCGGCAAGTTCGCCCAGCTCCACAGTGCCTGGAGAGAGTCGCTGGTCTGA